A genomic segment from Klebsiella africana encodes:
- the livG gene encoding high-affinity branched-chain amino acid ABC transporter ATP-binding protein LivG, with protein sequence MSQPLLSVSGLMMRFGGLLAVNNVSLELREREIVSLIGPNGAGKTTVFNCLTGFYKPTGGTILLRDQHLEGLPGQQIARMGVVRTFQHVRLFREMTVIENLLVAQHQQLKTGLFSGLLKTPAFRRAQSEALDRAATWLERIGLLEHANRQASNLAYGDQRRLEIARCMVTQPEILMLDEPAAGLNPKETKELDELIAELRNHHNTTILLIEHDMKLVMGISDRIYVVNQGTPLANGTPEEIRNNPDVIRAYLGEA encoded by the coding sequence ATGAGTCAGCCATTATTATCCGTTAGCGGCCTGATGATGCGTTTCGGCGGACTGCTGGCCGTCAACAATGTGTCGCTGGAGCTCAGAGAGCGCGAGATTGTCTCGCTGATCGGCCCCAACGGCGCCGGGAAGACCACCGTCTTTAACTGCCTGACCGGTTTTTACAAGCCCACTGGCGGCACCATTCTGCTGCGTGACCAGCACCTGGAAGGGCTGCCGGGTCAGCAGATTGCGCGGATGGGCGTGGTGCGGACCTTCCAGCACGTGCGTCTGTTCCGCGAAATGACGGTGATTGAAAACCTGCTGGTGGCGCAGCATCAGCAGCTGAAAACCGGGCTCTTCTCCGGCCTGCTGAAAACGCCGGCCTTCCGTCGGGCGCAGAGCGAAGCGCTGGACCGGGCCGCCACCTGGCTGGAGCGTATCGGCCTGCTGGAGCACGCCAACCGTCAGGCCAGCAACCTGGCCTACGGCGACCAGCGCCGGCTGGAGATTGCCCGCTGCATGGTGACCCAGCCGGAAATTCTGATGCTCGATGAACCGGCGGCAGGGCTGAACCCGAAAGAGACCAAAGAGCTGGACGAGCTTATCGCCGAGCTGCGTAACCATCACAACACCACCATCCTGCTTATCGAACACGATATGAAGCTGGTGATGGGCATTTCCGATCGTATCTACGTCGTGAACCAGGGGACACCGCTGGCCAACGGGACGCCGGAAGAGATTCGTAATAACCCGGACGTGATCCGCGCATACCTTGGTGAGGCATAA
- the livF gene encoding high-affinity branched-chain amino acid ABC transporter ATP-binding protein LivF has translation MENAMLTFDNVSAHYGKIQALHNVSLHIKQGEIVTLIGANGAGKTTLLGTLCGDPRASSGRIVFDGKDITDWQTAKIMREAVAIVPEGRRVFSRMTVEENLAMGGFFADRDQFQTRIKWVYELFPRLHERRIQRAGTMSGGEQQMLAIGRALMSQPRLLLLDEPSLGLAPIIIQQIFDTIEQLREQGMTIFLVEQNANQALKLADRGYVLENGHVVLEDTGDALLANEAVRSAYLGG, from the coding sequence ATGGAAAACGCGATGTTAACTTTTGACAACGTCAGCGCCCACTACGGCAAGATTCAGGCGCTGCACAATGTCAGCCTGCATATCAAACAGGGCGAAATCGTCACGCTGATCGGCGCCAACGGCGCGGGGAAAACCACCCTGCTCGGCACGCTGTGCGGCGACCCGCGGGCCTCCAGCGGGCGCATTGTCTTTGACGGTAAGGATATTACCGACTGGCAAACCGCGAAGATCATGCGCGAGGCGGTGGCGATCGTCCCGGAAGGGCGACGCGTCTTTTCGCGTATGACGGTGGAAGAGAACCTGGCGATGGGCGGTTTTTTTGCCGACCGCGATCAGTTCCAGACCCGTATCAAGTGGGTGTATGAACTGTTCCCGCGTCTGCATGAACGCCGAATTCAGCGCGCCGGCACCATGTCCGGCGGCGAGCAGCAGATGCTGGCGATCGGTCGCGCCCTGATGAGCCAGCCGCGCCTGCTGCTGCTGGATGAACCGTCGCTGGGGCTGGCGCCGATTATCATTCAGCAGATTTTCGACACCATCGAGCAGCTGCGCGAGCAGGGGATGACGATCTTCCTCGTCGAGCAGAACGCCAACCAGGCGCTGAAGCTGGCCGACCGCGGCTATGTGCTGGAGAACGGTCACGTGGTGCTGGAGGATACCGGCGACGCGCTGCTGGCCAACGAGGCGGTGCGCAGCGCCTATCTCGGCGGTTAA
- the livK gene encoding high-affinity branched-chain amino acid ABC transporter substrate-binding protein LivK has translation MKRNAKTIVAGIVALAMSHAAMAKDIKVAVVGAMSGPVAQWGDMEFNGARQAIKDINASGGIKGDKLVAVEYDDACDPKQAVAVANKIVNDGIQYVIGHLCSSSTQPASDIYEDEGILMISPGATNPELTQRGYQYIMRTAGLDSSQGPTAAKYIVETVKPQRIAIIHDKQQYGEGLARSVQENLKKAGANIVFFDGITAGEKDFSALLARLKKENIDFVYYGGYYPEMGQMLRQARSVGLKTVFMGPEGVGNASLSNIAGAAAEGMLVTMPKRYDQDPANSAIVNALKAEKKDPSGPYVWITYAAVQSLAQAMDRTGSQQPLDLIKDLKAHGAKTVIGPLTWDEKGDLKGFEFGVFQWHADGSSSAAK, from the coding sequence ATGAAAAGGAACGCGAAAACCATCGTCGCGGGCATCGTCGCATTAGCGATGTCGCACGCGGCGATGGCCAAGGATATTAAGGTCGCCGTGGTCGGCGCGATGTCGGGCCCGGTGGCCCAGTGGGGCGACATGGAGTTCAACGGCGCGCGTCAGGCGATTAAAGACATCAACGCCAGCGGCGGCATTAAGGGCGACAAGCTGGTGGCCGTGGAATACGACGACGCCTGCGATCCGAAGCAAGCGGTCGCGGTGGCCAACAAAATCGTCAACGACGGCATTCAGTACGTTATCGGCCACCTGTGCTCCTCTTCCACTCAGCCGGCTTCCGACATCTATGAGGATGAAGGCATCCTGATGATCTCCCCCGGGGCGACTAATCCGGAGCTGACTCAGCGCGGCTATCAGTACATCATGCGTACCGCCGGCCTTGACTCCTCGCAGGGGCCGACCGCGGCGAAATATATCGTCGAGACGGTGAAACCGCAGCGTATCGCCATCATTCATGACAAGCAGCAGTACGGCGAAGGTCTGGCGCGTTCGGTGCAGGAGAACCTAAAAAAAGCCGGGGCCAACATCGTCTTCTTTGACGGCATCACCGCCGGTGAGAAAGATTTCTCCGCCCTGCTGGCGCGCCTGAAGAAAGAGAACATCGACTTTGTTTACTACGGCGGCTACTACCCGGAAATGGGCCAGATGCTGCGCCAGGCGCGCTCCGTCGGGTTGAAAACCGTGTTTATGGGGCCGGAAGGGGTCGGCAACGCCTCGCTGTCCAATATCGCGGGCGCCGCGGCGGAAGGCATGCTGGTGACGATGCCAAAACGCTACGATCAGGATCCTGCCAACAGCGCCATCGTTAACGCGCTGAAAGCGGAGAAGAAAGATCCGAGCGGGCCGTATGTCTGGATCACCTATGCCGCCGTTCAGTCGTTGGCGCAGGCGATGGACAGAACCGGCAGCCAGCAGCCGCTGGATTTAATCAAAGATTTGAAAGCGCACGGGGCGAAAACCGTGATTGGGCCGCTGACCTGGGATGAAAAAGGCGATCTGAAGGGATTTGAGTTTGGTGTCTTCCAGTGGCACGCCGACGGCTCTTCGAGCGCGGCGAAATAA
- the ugpB gene encoding sn-glycerol-3-phosphate ABC transporter substrate-binding protein UgpB: MISLRHTALGLALSLTFAGQALAVTTIPFWHSMEGELGKEVDSLAQRFNAANPDYKIVPVYKGNYEQSLSAGIAAFRTGNAPAILQVYEVGTATMMASKAIKPVYQVFSEAGIKFDESQFVPTVAGYYTDSKTGHLLSQPFNSSTPVLYYNKDAFKKAGLDPEQPPKTWQDLAAYTAKLKAAGMKCGYASGWQGWIQIENFSAWHGLPVATKNNGFDGTDAVLEFNKPEQVKHIALLEEMNKKGDFSYFGRKDESTEKFYNGDCAITTASSGSLADIRQYAKFNYGVGMMPYDADVKGAPQNAIIGGASLWVMQGKDKETYTGVAKFLDFLTKPENAAEWHQKTGYLPITTAAYDLTRQQGFYDKNPGADIATRQMLNKPPLPFTKGLRLGNMPQIRTIVDEELESVWTGKKTPQQALDSAVQRGNQLLRRFEQATKS, translated from the coding sequence ATGATATCGTTACGACATACAGCTTTAGGACTGGCGCTGAGCCTGACTTTTGCCGGTCAGGCCCTGGCGGTTACCACCATCCCATTCTGGCACTCAATGGAAGGCGAGCTGGGTAAAGAAGTGGATTCTCTGGCGCAACGCTTTAACGCGGCCAATCCTGATTACAAAATCGTTCCGGTATACAAAGGCAACTACGAGCAGAGCCTGAGCGCCGGTATCGCCGCCTTCCGTACCGGCAACGCGCCAGCTATCCTGCAAGTGTATGAAGTCGGCACCGCCACCATGATGGCGTCAAAAGCCATTAAGCCGGTCTACCAGGTGTTTAGCGAGGCGGGCATCAAGTTTGATGAATCGCAGTTCGTACCGACGGTGGCCGGGTATTACACCGATTCGAAAACCGGCCATCTGCTCTCCCAGCCGTTTAACAGCTCTACCCCGGTGCTCTACTACAACAAAGACGCCTTCAAAAAAGCCGGCTTAGATCCGGAGCAGCCGCCGAAAACCTGGCAGGATCTGGCGGCCTATACCGCGAAGCTGAAAGCCGCCGGGATGAAGTGCGGCTACGCCAGCGGCTGGCAGGGCTGGATCCAGATTGAAAACTTCAGCGCCTGGCACGGTCTGCCGGTGGCCACGAAGAATAACGGCTTCGACGGTACCGACGCGGTGCTGGAGTTCAACAAGCCGGAGCAGGTGAAGCATATCGCGCTGCTCGAAGAGATGAACAAGAAGGGCGATTTCAGCTACTTCGGGCGTAAGGACGAGTCCACTGAAAAGTTCTATAACGGCGACTGCGCCATTACCACTGCCTCGTCCGGCTCGCTGGCTGATATCCGCCAGTACGCCAAATTTAACTACGGCGTCGGCATGATGCCTTACGATGCCGATGTGAAAGGTGCGCCGCAGAACGCCATCATCGGCGGGGCCAGCCTGTGGGTGATGCAGGGCAAAGATAAAGAGACCTACACCGGTGTGGCGAAGTTCCTCGACTTCCTGACCAAACCGGAAAACGCCGCCGAGTGGCACCAGAAAACCGGCTACCTGCCGATCACTACCGCGGCCTACGATCTGACGCGTCAGCAGGGCTTCTATGATAAGAACCCGGGCGCCGATATCGCCACCCGCCAGATGCTGAACAAGCCGCCGTTGCCGTTCACCAAAGGCCTGCGTCTGGGCAACATGCCGCAAATCCGCACCATCGTCGATGAAGAGCTGGAAAGCGTGTGGACCGGCAAGAAAACCCCGCAACAGGCGCTGGACTCCGCCGTTCAGCGTGGGAATCAGCTGCTGCGTCGCTTCGAGCAAGCAACCAAATCGTAA
- the livM gene encoding branched chain amino acid ABC transporter permease LivM produces MKPMQIAMALLSAVMFFILAGVFMGVQLELDGTKLVVDTAADIRWQWIFIGTAVVFFFQLLRPLFQKAVKNVSGPKFIMPAIDGSTVKQKLFLIALLVIAVAWPFMVSRGTVDIATLTMIYIILGLGLNVVVGLSGLLVLGYGGFYAIGAYTFALLNHYYGLGFWTCLPLAGLVSAAAGFLLGFPVLRLRGDYLAIVTLGFGEIVRILLLNNTEITGGPNGISQIPKPTFFGLEFSRSAREGGWDTFSNFFGVKYDPSDRVIFLYLVALLLVVLSLFVINRLLRMPLGRAWEALREDEIACRSLGLSPTRIKLTAFTISAAFAGFAGTLFAARQGFVSPESFTFAESAFVLAIVVLGGMGSQFAVILAAILLVVSRELMRDFNEYSMLMLGGLMVLMMIWRPQGLLPMTRVQLKLKNGQAKGEQA; encoded by the coding sequence ATGAAACCGATGCAAATTGCAATGGCGCTGCTGTCTGCCGTGATGTTCTTCATTCTGGCGGGCGTCTTTATGGGCGTGCAGCTGGAGCTGGACGGCACCAAACTGGTGGTCGATACCGCCGCCGATATTCGCTGGCAGTGGATCTTCATCGGCACCGCGGTGGTCTTTTTCTTCCAGCTGCTGCGGCCACTGTTCCAGAAAGCGGTTAAGAACGTCTCCGGGCCGAAGTTTATTATGCCGGCGATTGACGGCTCAACGGTGAAGCAGAAGCTGTTCCTGATAGCCCTGCTGGTGATTGCCGTAGCCTGGCCGTTTATGGTGTCGCGCGGCACGGTGGATATCGCCACCCTGACGATGATCTATATCATCCTCGGCCTCGGGTTGAACGTAGTAGTCGGCCTTTCCGGCCTGCTGGTGCTGGGCTACGGCGGGTTCTACGCCATCGGCGCCTATACCTTCGCGCTGCTGAACCACTATTACGGTCTCGGCTTCTGGACCTGTCTGCCGCTGGCCGGCCTGGTCTCCGCGGCGGCCGGTTTCCTGCTGGGCTTCCCGGTGCTGCGTCTGCGCGGTGATTACCTGGCGATTGTGACCTTAGGCTTCGGCGAGATCGTGCGCATTCTGCTGCTCAACAATACCGAGATCACCGGCGGGCCGAACGGCATCAGCCAGATCCCGAAACCAACCTTCTTTGGCCTCGAATTTAGCCGCAGCGCCCGCGAAGGCGGCTGGGATACCTTCAGCAACTTCTTCGGCGTCAAATACGATCCCTCCGACCGGGTGATTTTCCTCTACCTGGTGGCGCTGCTGCTGGTCGTGCTCAGCCTGTTCGTCATCAACCGCCTGCTGCGAATGCCGCTGGGGCGGGCGTGGGAAGCGCTGCGTGAAGATGAGATCGCCTGTCGTTCGCTGGGCCTGAGCCCGACGCGCATCAAGCTGACCGCCTTTACCATCAGCGCCGCGTTTGCTGGCTTCGCCGGGACGCTGTTCGCTGCGCGCCAGGGCTTCGTCAGCCCGGAATCCTTCACCTTCGCCGAGTCGGCCTTCGTGCTGGCGATCGTGGTGCTGGGCGGGATGGGCTCGCAGTTCGCGGTGATCCTCGCGGCTATTCTGCTGGTGGTCTCACGCGAGCTGATGCGTGACTTCAACGAATACAGCATGTTAATGCTCGGCGGCCTGATGGTGCTGATGATGATCTGGCGTCCGCAGGGGCTTCTGCCAATGACGCGCGTGCAGTTGAAGCTGAAAAACGGTCAGGCGAAAGGAGAGCAGGCATGA
- the livH gene encoding high-affinity branched-chain amino acid ABC transporter permease LivH has product MSEQFLYFLQQMFNGVTLGSTYALIAIGYTMVYGIIGMINFAHGEVYMIGSYVSFMIIAALMMMGIDTSWLLVAAGFVGAIVIASAYGWSIERVAYRPVRNSKRLIALISAIGMSIFLQNYVSLTQGSRDVALPSLFNGQWIVGHSDSFSATITTMQLVIWVVTFIAMLALTLFIRYSRMGRACRACAEDLKMASLLGINTDRVIALTFVIGAAMAAVAGVLLGQFYGVINPYIGFMAGMKAFTAAVLGGIGSIPGAMIGGLILGIAEALSSAYLSTEYKDVVSFALLILVLLVMPTGILGRPEVEKV; this is encoded by the coding sequence ATGTCCGAGCAGTTTCTCTATTTTCTGCAGCAGATGTTTAACGGCGTCACGCTGGGCAGTACCTACGCGCTGATCGCCATCGGCTATACGATGGTGTATGGCATTATCGGCATGATCAACTTCGCCCACGGCGAGGTCTACATGATTGGCAGCTATGTCTCCTTCATGATCATCGCCGCGCTGATGATGATGGGCATCGACACCAGCTGGCTGCTGGTCGCCGCCGGATTTGTGGGCGCCATTGTGATTGCCAGCGCTTACGGCTGGAGTATCGAGCGCGTGGCCTATCGGCCGGTGCGTAATTCCAAGCGTCTGATTGCGCTGATCTCCGCTATCGGGATGTCTATCTTCCTGCAGAACTACGTCAGCCTGACCCAGGGCTCCCGCGACGTGGCGCTGCCGAGCCTGTTTAACGGCCAGTGGATCGTCGGCCACAGCGACAGCTTCTCCGCGACAATCACCACCATGCAGTTGGTGATCTGGGTGGTGACCTTTATCGCTATGCTGGCCCTGACGCTGTTCATTCGCTACTCGCGGATGGGGCGCGCCTGCCGCGCCTGTGCCGAAGATCTGAAAATGGCCAGCCTGCTCGGGATTAACACCGACCGCGTCATCGCCCTGACTTTTGTCATCGGCGCCGCGATGGCGGCGGTAGCGGGTGTGCTGCTCGGCCAGTTCTACGGCGTGATTAACCCCTATATCGGTTTTATGGCCGGGATGAAGGCCTTCACCGCCGCCGTGCTCGGCGGGATCGGCAGTATTCCTGGCGCAATGATCGGCGGCCTGATCCTGGGTATTGCCGAGGCGCTCTCTTCTGCCTATCTCAGCACCGAATATAAGGACGTGGTCTCCTTCGCGCTGCTGATTCTGGTGCTGTTAGTGATGCCGACCGGCATTCTGGGCCGCCCGGAGGTGGAAAAAGTATGA